The genomic stretch AGACGAAAGCAACGAACCTGATTGATATGTGTGTGATTCTCCTGGTTTTAAAACAGGCTTTTTGCCAATAACACCTTCGCCATCTACAATTTCAATACTATTTAAAGCATCAAAAATTTGCCAATGTCTTGAGGTTAATTGTACAGAATCTTTACTTTGATTTGCAATCGTGATTTGATACCCAAAAGCAAAATGCATCTTGTAGTTCTTGAAGAATGTACCTTCAAAACTTGTCTCTACCGAAATTTTTATACCTCTAGTTACCTGTTGAATCATCTGTGATTTGTATAAGTACTCAAAACAAATAGCTTTTAGGGTTTTATAGCTATTCTTTCTCCCTTTTTCTGTGTTAAAATTTTAAACCGTAACTGCTGCTATGCTTAAAAATTTTGCCTTGATAAAGAAAAAAATAATTTTCTCTAAATTCCCGAAAATCTAAATGTATTGAGTATAAATGATTACGCTCGTTTTGTTATCTATACAAAAGCAATACACTCAAAAATACGAATTTTCTATTTACTTCTTCCAAAGACACTGAAAATTTAACGATTTTCAGTGTAAAAACTGCCTTTTAATTTTTAATTACGCTAGAATTTGTAGTGCCAATTCCTATAATACTATCATAGGTTTCGCCAAATTTTCGGAAATATACGATAATCAAATAGTCGTTTTCTGTTTCAAAATTAGAACCGCTAATTTTACTTGATTCAATTTCGTTTTTACCATTTACAACTACATATTTATAATTGTAAAATCCTTGTTTTAGCAAAATTGCTGCTTCATACAAGTCCGTTTCAGAATTGTAAAGCAGTTGATTCTCTTCTGTCAAAGCATAATTATTAAAACGTCCGTAGACATATACTTTGCTGTTTTCTAACGTCATATAATTGGCAAGCGAAAAATGGATCATTGCATAATCAGCTTCAATAGAAGGATCATCTCCTTGAATTGTATTGACAACAAAATTACCATTAATGTCAGGGTAAAAAGTATACGGTTCTGAAGCGCGCGTAGCATCTACATGTAAAAAATTATGGTAAATATCTTTGAGTTCAAAGGTTCTGATGCTAATATTTCCGCCACGAATTTCTTTATTATCAAAGTTATAAAATTCGTTTCCTCCTGGAAAACTCGTTTCAGTATTGTAACGATACATTAATTTAGAACCTAACGTATATTGTGGTTTGATGTTTGTAATTGCAGTATTCCACTGATAATTCTGTAAAATGGCAACTTTTACTTCGCGTTCTGGATTTCGTAATAATAAGTTTGGCGAATTGATCTCAAACTGAATCAATTGATTTTGCTGAATCGTACTCAAATCACGTGTTCTATGAACTGCTGCGCCAACATTTACATCATTTTGAAACACAATAAACTTTCTGGAAAACATTAATTCATCTTCATCATTATAAATAGAAAGCATATAATTCCCTGTCAATAACAAGGTTGTCAGTCTATTAGGAATCGTCAATCGATAATTGGAATATAACTGTAATGTATTAAATGAATTTTCATAATTGATAATGCGTTGATTGTCAAATCCTTTTAAATATTGTGCTTTCGCTAAATTGGAAGGTGTCCAATCGTAATTGCAGTGTACAATTTTATAATAATAATCAGCTTCATCGCCATTTACATCATCAAAAGTAACTTTCAAAGGTTCGCCTAATCGTAACACAGGAAATTGATCGCCTGTATTCGTTCCAGCTAATACAATACTTTTAATAAAATTTGGTGGTGCAACTTCTTCCAAAGGCGCAACTTG from Kordia antarctica encodes the following:
- the apaG gene encoding Co2+/Mg2+ efflux protein ApaG, with translation MIQQVTRGIKISVETSFEGTFFKNYKMHFAFGYQITIANQSKDSVQLTSRHWQIFDALNSIEIVDGEGVIGKKPVLKPGESHTYQSGSLLSSPIGAMRGHFNMVNFTTTKKFRVFIPTFKLSAPFALN
- a CDS encoding type IX secretion system plug protein, whose translation is MMLRNFYIFSLLSFISFYTQAQVAPLEEVAPPNFIKSIVLAGTNTGDQFPVLRLGEPLKVTFDDVNGDEADYYYKIVHCNYDWTPSNLAKAQYLKGFDNQRIINYENSFNTLQLYSNYRLTIPNRLTTLLLTGNYMLSIYNDEDELMFSRKFIVFQNDVNVGAAVHRTRDLSTIQQNQLIQFEINSPNLLLRNPEREVKVAILQNYQWNTAITNIKPQYTLGSKLMYRYNTETSFPGGNEFYNFDNKEIRGGNISIRTFELKDIYHNFLHVDATRASEPYTFYPDINGNFVVNTIQGDDPSIEADYAMIHFSLANYMTLENSKVYVYGRFNNYALTEENQLLYNSETDLYEAAILLKQGFYNYKYVVVNGKNEIESSKISGSNFETENDYLIIVYFRKFGETYDSIIGIGTTNSSVIKN